From one Bombus huntii isolate Logan2020A chromosome 17, iyBomHunt1.1, whole genome shotgun sequence genomic stretch:
- the LOC126875132 gene encoding uncharacterized protein LOC126875132: MTEHTRPIASELLSNDLVITAQINILNDKQQPIRCRAMLDTGSSMNFITEELAKSLKIRQNKCSVPIGALDTLTTTSKRHITATITSTDAPYLAIRCLKQLAEDEGHRFPRAAQVLQRDFYVDDALTGAETKDEALTLRTELTNLLQLAGLNIRKWASNDKDLLHGLSLEETNHQHFLGDSQTLKTLGVFWNSSDDSILYSVEVKPTPSRVTKRIISSEIAKIYDPLGLLAPVIVRAKMLLQRIWSSKIDWDESLPIELHTEWERYYAQLPLLNNVRFPRKAIIESAMEIELHGFCDASEKAYGACVYLRTLNTNGRVWTQLLTAKSKVAPLKCQTIPRLELSGALLLTSLMSTVQQALSHKITRTIYWTDSTIVLHWLNTSPHTLKTFVANRVSEIQTKTSIRDWRHVPTDDNPADLISRGQTPEEFLRPTIWQHGPAWLYQSEGYWPTWALTPQIEVPEQKGAICLSANPADYSLLQRYSSWPKLIRIIARCLRWKQKRNRAAPLTVTELRITHNKLIKLLQNIHFSEEIRTLQKDRNAAIKGKLTRLNPFIDKEGILRVGGRLSHSSMTFAQKHPIVLPKSSVTTRIIDHEHKIHMHSGTQATLYAVRQRYWPVDGRSQVWRAIKGCVRCCRAQPPPVEYVMGNLPEARVTESRPFTNVGVDYCGPFHIKEKRDRNRRQIKVYVAIFVCLAIKAVHIELVDDLTSEAFIAALRRFIARRGYCSTIHSDNGTNFRGASNELRELHDLLQSDDHKEKVTAFLADKQIEWRFIPPHSPHFGGLWEAAVKKDMFDSDSCDEYYLEPDKVEDDNSASDSENELRSTRNWLRRFNISSDSDSDNELNIEENNTSLNNE, encoded by the exons ATGACCGAACATACCAGACCAATAGCATCCGAATTACTGTCCAATGATCTAGTCATCACAGCGcagattaatattttgaatgaTAAACAGCAACCAATCCGTTGTCGAGCGATGCTCGACACCGGATCCAGTATGAACTTCATTACCGAGGAATTAGCAAAATCGTTAAAGATAAGACAAAACAAATGTTCGGTCCCGATCGGAGCTCTAGACACCTTGACAACGACCTCTAAGCGACACATCACGGCCACGATCACTTCCACTGACG CCCCGTATCTAGCTATTCGGTGCCTCAAGCAACTGGCAGAGGACGAAGGACATCGATTTCCACGTGCAGCACAGGTACTGCAGCGGGATTTCTACGTCGACGACGCTCTCACCGGAGCTGAAACGAAGGACGAAGCCCTCACGCTCAGAACAGAACTCACCAATTTACTTCAACTGGCCGGCTTAAACATACGAAAATGGGCGTCAAACGATAAGGACTTATTACACGGACTTTCCTTAGAAGAAACAAATCACCAACATTTTTTGGGCGACTCGCAAACCTTGAAGACGCTGGGAGTGTTTTGGAATTCATCCGACGACTCTATTCTTTACTCGGTCGAAGTCAAACCCACGCCCTCTCGAGTCACGAAACGAATCATCAGCTCGGAGattgcaaaaatttacgatccGCTCGGTCTGCTCGCACCGGTGATTGTTCGGGCCAAGATGCTACTTCAACGAATATGGTCGTCGAAAATCGATTGGGATGAATCACTTCCGATCGAGTTACATACAGAGTGGGAAAGGTACTATGCCCAATTACCCTTATTAAACAACGTCAGGTTCCCACGCAAGGCAATAATCGAGTCCGCAATGGAAATTGAACTGCATGGTTTCTGCGATGCCAGCGAAAAGGCTTACGGAGCCTGTGTTTATCTTCGAACCCTTAACACCAACGGCCGTGTTTGGACCCAACTTTTAACCGCAAAATCGAAAGTCGCCCCACTCAAGTGCCAGACCATTCCTCGGCTCGAGCTGAGCGGAGCACTCCTTCTTACGTCCCTGATGTCGACAGTACAACAAGCCCTATCACACAAAATTACTCGAACTATCTATTGGACCGATTCCACTATCGTCCTCCATTGGCTCAATACATCACCTCACACCCTTAAAACATTCGTCGCTAACAGAGTCTCCGAAATTCAAACAAAAACCAGCATCCGCGATTGGCGCCACGTTCCTACCGACGACAACCCCGCGGACTTAATATCACGCGGCCAAACACCCGAAGAGTTTCTGCGCCCAACCATCTGGCAGCACGGTCCTGCATGGCTCTACCAGTCGGAAGGCTATTGGCCGACATGGGCGCTAACACCGCAAATTGAAGTACCGGAGCAGAAGGGGGCGATTTGTCTGTCCGCAAACCCCGCCGATTACAGTTTGTTGCAAAGGTATTCATCCTGGCCCAAGTTGATACGAATCATAGCTCGTTGCCTCCGTTGGAAACAGAAAAGGAACCGAGCGGCACCCCTAACCGTTACGGAATTACGCATAACGCACAATAAACTGATAAAATTGTTGCAAAACATCCATTTCTCCGAGGAAATTCGTACACTCCAAAAAGATCGGAACGCGGCGATAAAGGGTAAGCTCACGCGACTCAATCCGTTCATAGACAAGGAAGGAATATTGCGAGTCGGGGGTCGACTCAGTCATTCGTCGATGACCTTCGCCCAGAAACATCCCATAGTATTACCTAAGTCATCCGTTACAACACGCATCATAGACCACGAGCACAAGATCCACATGCATTCCGGAACGCAGGCTACGTTATACGCAGTAAGACAAAGATACTGGCCCGTTGACGGTCGAAGTCAAGTATGGCGGGCGATCAAAGGCTGCGTCCGCTGCTGCCGCGCTCAACCACCGCCGGTAGAATACGTGATGGGTAATCTGCCGGAGGCGCGAGTAACGGAATCTCGCCCATTTACAAACGTCGGCGTCGATTACTGCGGGCCGTTCCACATCAAGGAAAAACGAGATCGTAACCGTCGTCAGATAAAAGTATACGTAGCCATTTTCGTATGCCTAGCAATTAAAGCGGTACACATCGAGCTCGTTGACGATCTCACTAGCGAAGCCTTCATCGCCGCTCTTCGCAGATTTATCGCTCGACGAGGGTATTGCTCCACCATCCATTCTGATAACGGCACCAACTTCAGAGGAGCAAGCAACGAATTACGAGAGCTTCACGATTTATTACAATCGGACGATCACAAGGAAAAAGTAACCGCATTTTTAGCCGACAAACAAATCGAATGGCGCTTCATTCCCCCTCATTCGCCGCATTTCGGTGGGCTATGGGAAGCAGCGGTGAA AAAGGACATGTTCGATAGTGATAGTTGTGATGAATATTATCTTGAACCTGACAAGGTAGAAGACGATAACAGTGCTTCAGATAGTGAAAACGAACTCCGTTCAACAAGGAATTGGCTCAgacgttttaatatttctagtGATAGCGACAGTGATAATGAACTAaatattgaagaaaataatacaagCCTCAACAATGAATAA
- the LOC126875133 gene encoding uncharacterized protein LOC126875133, producing MTLVARDLRHGELAAVCVIRAIRRLGLKVAPAMSEIISFYDYRRRGTTPPDQCLHISREEDEVGPQMKYLGLTIDDQWTFGPHFKLLVMKVTATANALCGLLPNIGRAQVGVRRLYEGVIRSWVLYGAPMWAEDLMKNRRSLLLLRRLHRTTATRTVRGCRTISYASAMRLLRSSSRP from the coding sequence ATGACGCTGGTGGCACGAGACCTGCGCCACGGAGAGCTTGCCGCCGTTTGCGTGATACGGGCTATACGAAGGCTGGGCCTGAAGGTGGCCCCAGCCATGTCGGAGATCATATCGTTTTATGATTACCGACGCAGAGGGACTACTCCGCCAGATCAGTGTCTGCACATAAGCAGAGAGGAGGATGAGGTAGGACCGCAGATGAAATACTTGGGCCTCACCATCGACGATCAATGGACGTTCGGGCCGCATTTCAAGCTCCTGGTTATGAAAGTGACGGCGACAGCCAACGCCCTATGTGGACTGCTGCCGAATATCGGTAGGGCGCAAGTCGGAGTGCGCCGACTGTATGAAGGAGTCATCCGCTCTTGGGTCCTGTACGGGGCTCCGATGTGGGCGGAGGATCTGATGAAAAATCGACGCAGTCTACTCTTGTTGAGGAGGCTACATAGAACGACCGCCACCAGGACCGTAAGGGGATGCCGGACGATATCATATGCGTCGGCGATGCGTCTCCTTCGTTCTAGCTCCAGGCCCTAG